Within the Eucalyptus grandis isolate ANBG69807.140 chromosome 1, ASM1654582v1, whole genome shotgun sequence genome, the region caaattttgtgttttttatttcattttcttttttgtttcgggaacaaaagaacaaaaaaatagaaaaagtatttaaaaaaaaaaaaaaaaaaaaaaacgcaaacaaacatAGCCTAAAAGTCactcaatccaaaaaaatttcaaaataatcctCGTGTCATCCCCTATCGCCTTTTTATTTGCCGCGTTGGAACGTTAGATGtactcaatattttctcagaTATGTAGTGCTTGATCAGCTAAATCTGTCAAATCCTGGATCCTCTTTTGTAGCTTTTTGCAGCATGACATAATAAGTTGGTGCTGCTCTGTCGGTGAGCTTTACTGTGTTCCCTAGCAGGCCTCTTTTGTCAGGCTAGAGTTGTTTTTAAGCAGCCATAGTTGAATCTTccaacaaaataaagaaaacatcTTTACTCAGTTGACATCCAAcgttaataattattttagtaaatttcaaaCGCGATGCCAATGCATGAATAATATCACTTCATTGTCGTTACAACTACAAAAATCGGAAAGCCTAATTAAATTCCCATCGGCACAAATCAtttcccccccctctctctctctctctcttcttcagttGCTGAGgattaaaaaaagatttctttttaaagaagAGATCATTGGCAATGATAAATGATAAGGTGATGCTGCCGGGGTGTACAGTATGTGTAATGATACTTTGCCTTTTCCTAAAGGCAAGGCAAACTCATTCTCCAAGACTTGAACTTGAATTCGAGTTGAAATCTTGAGGCTGGTTCTACAATGAAAAGGGGTTCTCGACACTGGTCATGTCTCGACATTCCGAAATCACCCTCTCGTCGAGCTCTCCTGTCGCAGTTAGTACCCTCGCACGAGTCAGAGCTCGAGGATAGTTTTGACTTTTAGGAATAGagagtgaaaagaaaagagaacgaAGAGGAAAGACCCTCCTAGGCGCCTGTCGGATCACTGAAGCAACAAAGTACTGTGATACCAAACCTTAAAGCAGGAGCAGTGACGGGGACAAACAAAAATCTGCTTTGGACTGAATATAATTAAGCAGTATTCCGCCAAAAGGACAGGTCTTTGGAGGTCATTTCAATCAAAATCTTCACCTGCTTTATActgtttctttctcctctccctaCTCAATATGATTTAGCTCTGCCATGTTTCCCCTCTCGCGGTAAAAttctgaagagagagagagagagggagaggaaaagtacattaaaaccaaaaaaaaatggcctTTTTTGATGCTCCctgttctcttcttccttggatTACTGTATTGTTTCACGTCATAATCACTCTTCATCTTGCTCTCTCGTCCCCATGTagggagagaggaaagaggagatcaCCCGGCAGCTACTCACCTACAAAACCCATTTTGctcaaatcttgaaaagaacATATACAAgacccattttttcttcttcgacCTTTGGGCATTGTCATTGATGATCTCCGCCTCACCTACCCATATACATGAAGAATCTCTATCTGGCCCTTGACAATGTCAAATTTGCCGAAGTGCCACGTTGTTGAGGTCCAAGAGTGTCACATTTCAGATGAGGAGCAGAGAGCTTGCTGCTCCAATGAGTCTGGCTCTGAGATTGAAGGTGTCGGTGCTGCATCTGAGAAAGACAGGTCGTCCTCTGCATCAGAGTGCTCTGTGGGGGTGGATCTTGAGGATGGGGGTCCCGAGATCAAGGCGCATTTGGCAAACGTGGAGAGAGATTGCAGGATTTGCCATCTGAGCTTGGATGCCACAAATCAAGAATCTGGGGTGGCCATTGAGTTGGGCTGTTCTTGCAAGGATGACTTGGCTGCTGCCCATAAGCTCTGTGCTGAGGCTTGGTTCAAGATAAAGGGTAACAAGTAAGTGCATTAAAAGAGACttgatttttctcctcttttttcggGTAGTTTCCCTCGTTTATGTTCTTGAAGTGGAAGCCTTTATTTCTgaattatgattaattatgCCTGTTTTAGAGTCTTCAATGTGAGTCTGAGTCATGTGTTGGCTGCTGGTAACGCAGGAGATGGTTTATGCATTTGTTTAATTCTGGATAATGGGGTTGTGTTGCAAGGAGGTTCTCTTTCTGGTTATGACCTCTAGGTGCAATGACCTTCTATATTTAGGCTTCCCTTCATCACAAAAGCGTGGTAATACTTGATACCATGCTGGGGACTGACCGACCTTATGTTAGAATGTAAGAACATGAATGTGAATGAAAAGATGATGCCAAAACAAGAATGTTGAATCGGACAAAATGAAAGCATGTTTTGTACATTTTCTGCAACATGCAAGCTCATATAAGAGTATGTTCTTTGCTTTGCCACCCCAATTTAATGGATTTCTTGATTACTCATTTGGTGCAGTTTTAAGCTTCCTATGAAGGTTTTTCTTTAATACGTCATTGTTAACTGATATTTATTTGAACAATTTCTCAAAGTTCCCTGGCAAAATACATCAGACGATCATCTTATAATCCTTGAATCGTGGCAGAGTAACCGTATTCTTCCAGCATAGTTTTAGCTAGACCACCACCAAGGTTCAGATAAAAACTGTGATGTGTTGTTGAAACTCTGCATAAATCAAGTTCTAAAGGAACCTTCCCTGGTAGGATAACTGATTCAAAGGAATCCTATTTTAAAGAGCAAATCTTTCTTCTCAAGTCTCGAGTAAGTTATAACTGGAAGTGCCAGAAGTGTTTGTGACCATActcaattttttatcaaattgaCTTTGAAGTACCTGGGTCTTGTAATAGACCTTTGGTCATGCTCAGTCAGGTATGAACAATTAAGTTTTTGTCATTCTTAGATGACCTGTAATTAGAGATAAGTATTGATGGAGAACCTGCTAAATTGTTTGAATTAGTGATGCCTGCACTAATGTATTTCATTCCTTTAGCACTATAAAGGCCgacttctttctcttcctctttgagCCAGAAATTTATAACACCTCGTTTTAGTGAGATGCAATGTAGAGCTTATTTCcacattttgtttgtttcaACAAACTCAAGCGTGTTGAGTTCTCACTTGTTAACTTCATCAAACTTGGTTCATTGAACTAATGCAGTAAAATCTGTACTTACACCAGCTATTATACCTTTATCTATGCTGACttactttcaaaatatcatc harbors:
- the LOC104421121 gene encoding uncharacterized protein LOC104421121 — protein: MSNLPKCHVVEVQECHISDEEQRACCSNESGSEIEGVGAASEKDRSSSASECSVGVDLEDGGPEIKAHLANVERDCRICHLSLDATNQESGVAIELGCSCKDDLAAAHKLCAEAWFKIKGNKVCEICGSTARNVTGANEAELMEQWNEASDAATTPAVTAPPPVQPTETRNFWQGHRFLNFLLACMVFAFVISWLFHFNIPS